The following proteins come from a genomic window of Chionomys nivalis chromosome 9, mChiNiv1.1, whole genome shotgun sequence:
- the Nutm1 gene encoding NUT family member 1 has translation MMASDRTSPLPGPDMAMKPGAGLPPFPVLPFAPATPVPPDQPLWEPSPQPPIPSAFSPGNPLLLSAFPSPLLTTGEGGSGPSVAGTGQVIVKVKTEVGPAEPSQTQNLIVTQTALNWITSGTPSGGQEGPPPRYVTASNVKTILPAVAVRVSQEGPAGLPLQALPSAAQLAPIVPLEKSWPGTQAATMEGGPVATRKPSQGDLAYASKGVYENYRRWQRYKVLARTHLSQSPDAEALSCFLIPVLRSLARLKPTMTLEEGLPRALQEWERTSNFDRMIFYEMAEKFMEFEAEEEMQIQNAQLMNGSQGLAPVTPLKLDPGPLVPEACQQPVYIPKKAASKARAPRRRQRKTQRPPLPEAPKEAPPEAVQEYIDIMEGLMGSHLDTGKAEDEEGQLEDAGMYPDLNLLNYIDELCSQEVFVSKVEAIIHPQFLADLLSPEEQRDPLALIEELEQEEGLTLVQLVQKRLSALEEEDAQAPPSCSGAQSDSSPSVSDEDEDGGRRLRSSPGLQGPAGTVHIGKSASPGKQAREMYGGQEQALGGPRGVHEDGNALLPSSSLDLQLELTAPPGMQVPLGVGRKGSGKVIKQFSEHHEGHLGGPGSSGNYPVADGNPESLPFCWQEGPQPMRASNLDFGLTEPVPLQGLELESQALGLQIRQQIRGVGVLTQGRDPSAVSQEGSSRAMWGGDRGPAMVQSYDQNHCPGAAGNLDSVSLSPGLWLSSDMDAVHSEFPLQIERVIDSTQDWACVREDQTLSSRNGVSPSPRKTTVPEGVGNTVVPRGGTDAPAVLEKKTSCSLPGSLTVSGPALRSKEHRELSPEIIPDLSDLWAEGCSPLLETFDTSTLGASRNTLIPTCQDNLLILGTQDTSFPQASPEAESRDNLLFPLLENIEHVNILDVRSDSGPQPGISRDCCSSSFNSCNLQGEGREDIASSKPVALVPLQGSQESYPLETTKPTSHQGLGSTSPRGGTRDALVLRDISSRETGSSADRVKGSEKEEDEDEELSNFAYLLASKLSLSSGGLPLSTCHVSGSQGVQKISYTTARVDDLDQPSPSFYASGKEALVRSPATAVERPQPGSSGQKPLALGIMQLPQIRKRRRDGFATSKKKKRRRSQ, from the exons ATGATGGCATCAGACAGAA CCTCTCCATTACCAGGACCCGATATGGCCATGAAACCTGGTGCTGGCCTGCCCCCTTTCCCTGTGCTTCCTTTTGCCCCCGCTACTCCCGTTCCACCAGACCAACCCCTCTGGGAGCCATCACCACAGCCCCCCATACCTTCCGCATTCTCTCCGGGCAATCCTCTACTGCTGTCTGCTTTTCCCAGTCCATTGTTGACGACAGGAGAAGGAGGCTCTGGCCCTAGTGTGGCTGGAACTGGCCAGGTCATTGTCAAAGTCAAGACAGAAGTGGGGCCAGCTGAGCCCTCTCAAACTCAGAACCTTATAGTTACTCAGACAGCTCTAAACTGGATTACCTCAGGTACTCCCAGTGGGGGCCAGGAGGGTCCTCCTCCTCGGTATGTGACAGCCTCTAATGTGAAGACCATTCTGCCTGCTGTGGCTGTTAGAGTGAGCCAGGAGGGCCCCGCAGGACTTCCTCTGCAGGCTCTACCATCAGCTGCCCAACTGGCTCCCATTGTGCCCCTGGAAAAGTCTTGGCCAGGAACACAAGCTGCAACCATGGAAGGAGGTCCAGTGGCTACCCGGAAGCCCTCTCAAGGTGACCTTGCCTATGCTTCCAAGGGTGTTTATGAGAACTATCGCCGCTGGCAACGCTACAAAGTCTTGGCCCGGACTCACCTATCCCAGAGTCCAGATGCAGAAGCTCTTTCCTGCTTTCTTAT CCCAGTGCTTCGTTCCTTGGCCCGACTGAAGCCTACTATGACCCTGGAGGAGGGACTGCCGAGGGCTCTGCAGGAGTGGGAGCGTACCAGCAACTTTGACCGGATGATCTTTTATGAGATGGCAGAGAA GTTCATGGAGTTTGAGGCCGAGGAAGAGATGCAGATACAGAATGCACAGCTGATGAATGGGTCCCAGGGGCTGGCCCCTGTAACCCCTTTGAAACTTGATCCAGGGCCCCTGGTTCCTGAGGCCTGCCAGCAGCCAG TGTACATCCCCAAGAAGGCAGCCTCGAAGGCACGGGCTCCCCGCCGGCGGCAACGCAAAACCCAAAGGCCTCCGCTTCCTGAGGCACCCAAAGAGGCCCCACCAGAAGCTGTGCAAGAATATATTGACATCATGGAAGGGCTGATGGGGAGCCACTTGgatactgggaaggcagaggatgAAGAGGGGCAGCTGGAGGATGCAGGGATGTATCCAGATCTAAATCTTCTGAACTATATTGATGAACTATGTTCTCAGGAAGTCTTTGTCTCCAAG gTGGAGGCGATCATTCACCCTCAATTTTTGGCAGATCTGCTGTCCCCAGAGGAGCAGAGAGATCCTTTGGCTTTAATTGAGGAGCTAGAGCAAGAAGAAGGACTTACACTTGTCCAG CTGGTCCAGAAACGACTCTCGGCCTTGGAGGAAGAAGACGCGCAGGCCCCTCCAAGTTGCAGCGGAGCTCAGTCAGACTCAAGTCCTTCTGTTTCTGATGAAGATGAAGATGGGGGTCGGAGGCTTCGGTCCTCACCTGGCCTTCAGGGGCCTGCGGGCACTGTTCACATTGGAAAATCTGCTTCTCCAGGCAAGCAGGCAAGAGAAATGTATGGTGGGCAGGAACAAGCCCTAGGTGGTCCAAGGGGTGTTCACGAAGATGGAAACGCTCTGCTGCCCTCCAGCAGCTTGGACCTGCAGCTAGAACTCACAGCTCCCCCGGGAATGCAAGTACCCTTGGGTGTGGGGAGAAAAGGGTCTGGGAAGGTTATAAAACAGTTCTCTGAACATCACGAAGGTCACCTGGGAGGTCCAGGGTCCTCTGGGAACTACCCAGTAGCAGATGGGAATCCAGAGTCTTTACCTTTTTGCTGGCAAGAAGGTCCCCAGCCCATGAGAGCCTCCAATTTGGATTTTGGACTTACAGAGCCAGTTCCTCTGCAAGGACTTGAGTTAGAAAGTCAGGCCTTGGGGTTGCAGATAAGACAACAGATTCGGGGAGTTGGGGTGCTTACTCAAGGGAGAGACCCTTCAGCAGTGTCCCAGGAAGGTTCTTCAAGAGCCATGTGGGGAGGCGACAGAGGCCCTGCCATGGTTCAGAGTTATGATCAGAACCATTGCCCTGGAGCAGCAGGCAACCTGGATAGTGTTTCCCTCAGCCCAGGACTGTGGCTGAGCAGCGACATGGATGCCGTACACTCAGAGTTCCCCTTACAGATAGAAAGGGTCATCGATAGCACCCAAGACTGGGCATGCGTAAGGGAGGACCAGACACTGAGCTCTAGAAATGGTGTTTCTCCAAGTCCTAGAAAAACCACAGTGCCGGAGGGTGTGGGGAACACTGTGGTTCCCCGTGGAGGCACAGATGCGCCCGCTGTCCTAGAAAAGAAAACTTCCTGCAGCTTGCCAGGGTCCCTGACAGTCAGTGGCCCAGCCTTGAGGTCCAAAGAACATCGAGAGCTGAGCCCTGAGATCATACCTGATCTCAGTGACCTGTGGGCTGAAGGTTGCTCCCCATTGCTGGAAACATTTGACACCTCCACACTGGGGGCTTCCAGAAACACCCTGATACCTACATGCCAAGACAATCTCCTTATTCTTGGGACCCAGGATACTTCTTTCCCCCAGGCTAGcccagaggcagagagcagagatAACCTACTGTTTCCTCTGTTGGAAAACATAGAACATGTTAACATATTAGATGTTAGAAGTGACAGTGGCCCCCAACCAGGGATCAGCAGGGATTGCTGCTCATCAAGTTTTAATTCTTGTAACCTCCAAGGAGAGGGCAGGGAAGATATTGCTTCCTCCAAACCTGTGGCCCTTGTTCCCTTACAAGGTAGTCAAGAATCTTATCCACTCGAGACCACCAAACCAACATCTCACCAGGGTCTGGGAAGTACTTCCCCTAGAGGGGGAACCAGGGATGCTTTGGTTCTGAGAGACATCTCTAGTAGAGAGACAGGCAGCTCAGCAGATAGGGTCAAAGGAAGTGAGAAAGAGGAGGACGAAGACGAAGAACTCTCTAATTTTGCCTACCTTTTGGCTTCAAAACTTAGCCTCTCTTCAGGAGGGCTTCCCCTTAGTACTTGTCATGTCTCTGGAAGTCAGGGAGTCCAAAAAATATCCTACACAACTGCCAGAGTAGATGACCTTGACCAGCCTTCACCCTCTTTCTACGCATCAGGGAAGGAAGCCCTAGTCAGGAGTCCAGCTACTGCTGTAGAGAGACCCCAGCCTGGTAGTTCTGGGCAGAAACCCCTTGCTCTGGGAATAATGCAGCTCCCACAGATCCGTAAAAGGCGGCGTGACGGTTTTGCCACGAGCAAAAAGAAGAAACGACGCCGCAGCCAGTAG
- the Nop10 gene encoding H/ACA ribonucleoprotein complex subunit 3, with the protein MFLQYYLNEQGDRVYTLKKFDPMGQQTCSAHPARFSPDDKYSRHRITIKKRFKVLMTQQPRPVL; encoded by the exons ATGTTTCTCCAGTATTACCTCAACGAACAGGGAGATCGCGTCTATACGTTAAAG AAATTTGATCCAATGGGACAACAGACTTGCTCTGCCCATCCTGCTCGCTTTTCCCCTGACGACAAATACTCAAGACACCGAATCACCATCAAGAAACGCTTCAAGGTGCTCATGACCCAGCAACCGCGTCCTGTTCTCTGA